The Chelonoidis abingdonii isolate Lonesome George chromosome 11, CheloAbing_2.0, whole genome shotgun sequence genomic interval CACTGGCCGGTACTGTCCCCCGTGGCTGGTTCCCTGGCGCGTTAACTGGTCCCACTGCGGCCGGTTTACTTGGTCCCCCGTGGCTGGTCCCTGGCCGCGTTACTTGGTCCAAACTGGCGCCGGGTTACTGGTCACCCGTGGCTGGTCCCTGGCGGTTACAATGTCCCAGTGGCTTCATGTCGGCTGGCTGCTGTTAACTTGGTCCAGTGCCGGTTACTGCGTTTCCCCTGTCCCCAGTTACTGGTCGCCCCGCGGGTGGTCCCTGCATGGCCGGTTACTGGTCCCCCTGTGGGTCGGTCCCTGGCCGGTTACTGGTCCCCGGTGTTGTGCTGGCCGGTTTACTGGTCCAGTGGCCGCGTTACTGGTCCCCAGGGCTGGGCCCGGGGCAGGTAATGTCCCAGTGGCTTGTTGCTGGCTGGTACTGTTCCCAGTGCTAGCCTTGGCCGGCTTACTGGTCCCCGTGGCTGGTCCCTGGTGGTCTACTTGATCCCAGTGGCTGGTCGCTGGCCAGTTACTAGGTCCAGTGGCCTGGTTCCCTGGCCGGTTACTGGTCCCCAGTGAATAGGTCTCTGGACGTTGTTACTGGTCCCCAGTGGCCAGTTTACTGTCCTCAGTGCTGGTCCCTGGCCGGTTCATTTGTCCAGTGGCCCGGTTACTGGTCCCCGTGGCTGCGTCTCCCGGGCGCGTTACTGGTCCCCAGTGGCTTGTCGCTGGCCGGTTATTGTCCCACTGGCTGGTCCCCTGGCCGGTTACTGGTCCCCCAGTGGCTGGTCTCTGGCCGCGTTACTGTGGCCCCGTGGCCTGGTCCCGGGCTGGTTACTGGTTCCCAGTGCCGCGTTTACTTGGTCGCCATTGGCTGCTCCCGGGCCGGTTACTGGTCCCAGTTGCTTTTTCGCTGGCCAAGTTTACTTTGTTCCTCGCGGCTGGTCCCGGGCCGGTTACTGGTTCCCCAGACAGTGACTTGTCGCTGGCCGTTACTTGTCAAACAGTGCTGTCGCTGGCCGGTTACTGGTCCCTCGTGGCTGTCCCGGGCCGGTTACTGGTCCCAGTGGCTTGTCGCTGCCGGTTACTGGGTCCCCCAGGGCTTCGTCGCTGGCCAATTACAGTCCCAGTGGCTGGTCTCGGGCCGGTTACTGGGTCCCCAGAGTCTCACTCCGCGCCGAGCGCCCCCCAGGTGGCCGAGCTCCGCCCTGCATGCGCCTCGGGAAAAGTCCCGGGTTCCTGCGGCGCCCGGCCGGGTGGGGCCCCGGCCCCGGTAGGTGGTCGGGCATGGTCCGGAGCCGGGATCCGCGCGTGCTCGGATCCAGCGAGACGGGGGATGCGCGGCTGCTGACGGGCCTTTCACATGCACCGGGAAGGGGAGGAttagagctggggggaggggaaaggtgagaggggaggggctgggccaggactcctgggttctctccccggctgggggaacccaacccctccccccggttcccagtcccctcccagagccggggagagaacccaggagtccggcttccagccccctgcccccaccagcccccattgccctcccagcgccagggagagaacccaggagtccggcttccagccccctgcccccactcgcctcccagagccaaggagagaacccaggagtccgggcccccagccccctgtccctaccagcccccaccaccctcccagcgccagggagagaacccaggtgtccaggcttccagcccccctgcccccaccagcctccactcccctcccagagccgggaagagaacccaggagtccaggctccttGCCCCACACTCAGATCCCATGGATTCCATCCTTGCtcggggggctggctgggggtcccagctggaggcaaagcagaggggCCGGAGGGGACATGAGGGGCTCCCCGCACCCCCCGGCCAGGCCGCCGGACACACAAAACCAGACACACGGACCTGCGTTGGAGTCTTTATTTTCACAGTAGAAATGAGATGACAAGACGCTGCAGCCAGGgacagcaggggaaactgaggcagcatgAGAGGTTGGActggctggaggagtggggaaCAGAACCAGGGaaagagcccaggagtcctggcccccatgGGACAGGTAAACACAGCAGGAGAGGGCGAGGATTCCCccagtgctcccctgcccccacctcattAAGCAGagtccgggggggggggtcctAGAGGGCGAGGTCTCGTCTGGGGTCCTCAGGCAGGTCCTGGAAGCCTTGGAGCTCCCGTAggccctggggggggaggggaaagaaaaggggTGTCGGGGGGAAACATCAGACCTccagccccccgccccatggtgccccccagctcccggccctgactgccaggcaagagcaccccctgcccaggcccccgtccgctccctgccccacagtgccccccagcatccagccctggctgccaggcgagagcgccccctgctgagcccccaccccacggTGCCCCTCAgtgcccagccctgactgccaggcgagagcgccccctgcccaggcccccacctgctccctgccccacagtgtcCCCCAGCatccagccctgactgccaggggaaaGCAACCCCTGCCCCATGgtgccccccagagcccagccctgactgccaggtgagagcgcctcctgcccagccccccaccctaCGGTGCCCCTCAgtgcccagccctgactgccaggggagagcacaccctccccagccccccactccactgcccagccctgactgccaggggagagcaccccctgcccaggcccccgccctgccccacagtgccccccagcacccaggcctgactgccaggggagagcaccccctccccagccccccaccccacggtgcctcccagccctgactgccaggggagagcaccccctgccaagccccctgtcccgctccccacagcacagtgccCGCCCTGCCAGCCCGGTGCAAGTGCCCCCTTCTGGCCTCTCAATCCTGCAACCCCATCCCGTTACCTCCAAGACCATCCGGATATTAGCCTTTATTTTGGCCGAGTCCTTGGCGAGGGATTCGCTGAGCCTGCAAAAGAGACACAGCCGACAGGGCAGCGTTAGGAGATGGGGATCCCCTTTTCCCCTGCATGGACCATGACCAAGGTGGGGCCACCAGGGAATTCCAGCCCGCACCCTGGTTAGCTCCCAGGGTCAGAATGCagctgctctggggtggggaaaagCTGGAGAACAGCTGCATTATAACGCTGCAGGAGGATGGCTCGCccggctctggggaggggcagctggagaccagccccacagggggtgggggggatcgtCTCCCCCACTCACTCGATCAGTaactttgtttttctctccacGAAGCGCAGCGCCTCTGTCAGCGTCAGCTCCGCGAAGAACCCGTAGCCGAGTGCTACAAAGATCCTGGAGGTGTCAGGCCTGCAAGACAAGGAGATTTTGGGGGGATCATGTGGTACAGGGGGTGGGGGCCCTGACCACACTGggtacctggggtggggggcagcactgtgggagagcagggagctggtggggtgtggggggaagttTAGGGGACCTGAGGGGAGCAGAAGAGGcttctgtgggggtggggcgaGTAGGATCAGATGCTGGGGTGTAGGAGTGAAGCTCTGGGGGTGGCCATAATCGCTGAACTGGGGTAAGGCGACATATGGGGGAGTCAGGGGTTCATGTGGGGTGGAATCAGAGAAGGAGGGGGTCCCGGCGGTGAGGTTGGGGTGGGAGGTATGGGGGAGGGGCCCAGAGGGTGTTGAGGGATCTGGGGAGAGAATGAAAGAGGGCCCccaggggtgcagtgggggcagaTGTGTAGGGGGGTTCCCAGGGGCGCAGGATCAAGTTGGGGGGCTGAAGGGGGTCCCAGGGGCTCTGGCACTCACACGTCCGCATTGACAAAGAAGTTATAGCCCAGATCCACCTGCGTCTGCACCGCTCGGCCGTCTGCCTCCTGCCAGGCAGAGAGGGCCCGTCAGCTGTGCCCGGCCAGAGAGccgcagccccccctccccagaccccacagcccccctggcCAGAGAGTGCACAGGCCCTTGCAACGAGACCACGCAGCCCCCCCAGCCAGAGATACCCCACAGGCCCCCCCGACCAGAGAGCCTGCAGCGCCCCCACTGAGACCCcccttcactccctcccacaaGAACACCCCAGCCGGGCGGGGGGACCATTACCTGCAAACGCTCAATGACCGTCTTCAACCACATGTGCTGAGTGATCTTCTCGTAAACCTCCTCCCGCTGTTGCTGCACCCACCTGCCACACAGCACGGGGTGAGGGGCACCGGCCGGGCGGGGGGGGCTGCGAGGTGGGGGGCACCGGCCAGGGGAGACCGTGGCGGAAAAGGCAAATGTCCGGGGGGGTGGACGCGGACTGGGGGCGCCCCGGGGGGGGGACAGATGGGGGGATCCTCCCACCCACGTGTTCCAAGGTCCGGCACATCTCGCCGGGGGGGAATGGCGCAGGGCCCCCGCCAGCCTGGCGGAGCTGCGAGGTGGGCTGGGCGCGTCAGGCCGGACGGGCCGTGAGGGGCTGGAGCCGGGTGATCGTGAGACATCTTCCTGAAGCCACGCGTCTGGCGAAGAtggggcggggccggggcgggTAACGGTGGGGTCCCACAGCAGGGGATCGGGGGGCATAAATGGTGAGTGCGCGGGGTGTGGGGCCAGGCagagcctgggggcagggctagTGGTGGGGCGGAACGAGCGGTCAAGGGCGGGCCCAGGAGGGACCAAGGGCGCGGGGCCagagtggggggcggggccagggagGTACCGGGGGCGGGATAGATACGAGCGGTCAGGGGCGGGTGGCACAGGAGGTACCGGGGGGGGAACTGAAGTTCGGTTCAGGGTGGCGGGCCAATAAACAGGGGACCAGGAAGGGGGACAGGCCCGGTGAGATGAAGCAGAccggaggaggggggggggggcggaaccAAGCGTTCGGTGGTGGGGGCTAGGGGCGTTGGCGAGGCAGAACAGGGGGCGGGGGCCCAGCGGGGACCCGGGCGGGGCCAGGCAAGCTGGCCGCTGGGGCGGCCAAGGCGGGGGCGGGACTCACCACAGGTCTCGCGCAGCACTGTCGCTGGACGAAAGCCTCGGCGGCGGCAACCTTCTCCGCCGGCCCCATGGCTGGGCGACTGGGCGGGTCCCGCCGCCTTCAAGTATCAAAGGTCACCGAGTCCCACTCCACCCTCCGGCGCGCGAACAAGAGCCGCCGGAAACAGACAGCGTGTGCTGCCACTTCCTGTGGCGGCCATTCGCCGAGTCAGTTGTCCCGCCACCTCGAAGTTCCGCCTCTGGAACGGAAGTTGACTCCGCTTCCTCTGTCACTAGACCCCGGAAGCATTCCCGAGACTAAAAGGCGCGCCGCAGTAACAAGCGGTAGCGCCCGGTCAAAACGCGGCAGGAACGAATGCGCCGGAAAGCAAGGAAGTGACGGTATAAGACCGGGAAGCGATCGCAGGCAGCCCACAGGCGAGCACCTGACACTCCAGCCCGGGAGAGCTACAGGGGCCGGGGTCTGCAAGTCGGGAGCGAGGGGCACCGACACCCCCCGCTTTCAAGCCGTTACAAACCAGGCCAACCGCCCCGGCCTCCAGAGCAACGGCCAGGCCCCCGACGACTGGGTTCTCAGGCCGGGCAGGGGGCGGAGCTCGTGTGTGCGGAAGCATGCGGGCCGCCTCTATGTGGGGTCCGGCCCCGAGACCTTCCCGGGCCGCTTCACAGCCGGGGGCAGAGCGCGACCGTCCCCCGGGGGGCGAACCATCCCCAGTCCGAGCCACGTGCCAGTTCccggctgccccccccccccgcagctcagCCCAAGGGAGGCCggcccagcacagtgctccaTGCGGCTGTTCCCAGctgcgcccccctccccagcagtggctgcagctcagcccaAGGGACGGCCGCCCAGGACAGTGCTCCATGCGGCTGTTCCCAgctgagcccccctccccagcagtggctgcagctcagcccaAGGGACGCCCGCCCAGGACAGTGCTCCATGCGGCTGTTCCCAGctgcgcccccctccccagcagtggctgcagctcagcccaAGGGACGCCCGCCCAGGACAGTGCTCCATGGGGCTGTTCCCggctgcccctccccagaggtggtCGCCTCTCAGCACTGGATGAGCCGTCCTGTGCGTAATCCTGAATTCTAACATGCTACTGTTTGTTTCGTGACCGACCCGTGGGGGAGCAGGGTCCTACACCCCAGCATGaggggctgagccagggggcaggtCACAAGGAGCTGGGCATGGTGTGAAAAGGAAGTTCTTTTATATACAAGTTTTGCCACAtccccaaaaatatttttctttcccccaaaacaaaaataatctgcaCAAACCCACGGGGAAGGAGCCACATTTTGCCCCCCAAATGTGTCTGGGTAAGAAAACACCCTATGTGCCAGGTGGGCATGTGCCCCCGCCCCATGGGCACCTATGTACAGCCCTGAAAGCACCGGGGACAGGGGGTGTTAACCCCTTTGGTGCTGGTGCTTCCTCaccccggggctcccagcaggaAGGGGGAAGCCCTGCTGGCAGTGTGCCCGCCCCCCACATATGAACATTGAGAAGTTAAAAAAATCCATGTGGGGGGGAGTTATTGCTCAATACGAGCCACCTGCATACAGGAGCTAAGGGGGCTGAAAGTGCCAAAAGGAGGTGAAAAGGGAGGAGGGGCACAGACTGACTGGGGGGGGAGCAGGACTCACCCCATAGATGCACTGTGCGTCCCTCTTGCCAGGGATAACAGGCAGGATGGGGGGGTCAGACAGCCCAATTGCTCGAGTATTGTCAAGTAAAGCTCAGTAGGATTTTGGGAGGGGCTTTCCTCAGACATGCCCTGGGCTGAGAGACATTCCTCCCGCTTACCCCCCCCTCCCAGCAGGATGGTGCCAAGCACTGTCCCCTTCCCCTGGAAGCTACTGGGGGGGCCAGCCCCCCCACTGGTAGAAGGGAGTCCCCTGAGCtggtggggggagctgcccccccAATTTCACAAGCCTGAGATGTCTTCACAGAGCAAATCTCTGAGGTCAAGGGTGGGAGGGACCCcggctcctccccccccacctcaggGGTCAATCCACCTCCATGGAGTCGCTGCAGCAGCCCCCCCCAGcatcagggggtctggggcagggggtggtgctgggggggcggATCCGGTCCTGGCGCTGGTAGAACAGGACGTAGGCGGCTTTCGActgtgggaggaagagagagcgtcagacagagcagggcatgctgggagaACCGTGTCCCATGGTGGGGCAGGAGCACCCAGGACTAGATGGGTCTGTGGGTTtgagtggggcagcagggccTGCTGGGAAGGGGGTTGGCCTCACCTCGATCTGAGCCTCACCCACGGGTGAGACGCTGCTGTCATCAAAGTAAAACCAGTGGCCGGAGTCCTTGTTCCGGGCGAATGTCGTATCTGAGAGACGGGCAGGGGTGAGACCCTGTGCCCGCGGCGCCCCACTCCCGACCCGCCGCCCCTGGGACCCCCCCAGCTCAGCTGGCTCAAAGCTggcacccctcactcccgacccgcctCCCCGGACCGCCGCCAGCTCGGCGGCgcacccctcactcccgacccgccgCCCAGACCCCCGCAAGCTCAGCCGGCACCCCTCACCCTGGAACCTGCAGTGCCGCCCGAGACCGCCCCCTAGAGATTGGCTCGGAGCCTCACTCATCGAGGCCGACCCGGCTCGCGCCCCGgggaccccctctccccccgagctcggccggcgcccctcactcccggaCCTGCAAGCCCCCGGGACCCCCTCATCTCCCCTCCGAGCTCGTCCGGCGGCCCCGGGGACCGTTCTCCGCCCCAGAGCTCAGGCGCACCCGGCCCTCAATACCCGACCTGCGGGAGGAAACCCAGGGATCctttgccccagctccccctgctctaatctcTTCGGCCGGCGACCCTCACTCCCGACCAGCAGCCCCCGGGACCACCCCCCACGAGCTCAGCCagagcccctcactcccgacccgcagcccctgggaCCCCCCCGAGCTCGGCCggcacccctcactcccgacccgcagcccccgggACCACCCCTGAGCTCAGCCagagcccctcactcccgacccacagcccctgccccctgcataCAGTGCCCATCACGCAGGCTCCCGTAGTGGTTGGAGACAGCGATCAGGTCGTATCTGGGGGGCGCGGGGGCCACATCCACCCGGGGCTTGATAATGAAGTCAGAGAAGTCGAGGTCACtgcaaggagaggagaggagttatgggggggttgggggagggaactcTGGCGTCCTGGCCCATCTGCAGCACAGGGGCTTCTATCTGGCTCCATGCAGCCCAATGGGTGGTCCTCCTTTTTACACTTCCTCTCAACTGTTGTGCATGGCTATTCGCCAGCTGGCCCGCctcagaggtggccgcatctcagtGCAGGGCAAACAGTCCCCCGTGCAGCGTTATATCCAGccgttccccagctgccccaccccagaggtggctgcatctcagcaccaggtgaACAGTTCCCGTGCGTTATATCCAGCCATTCCccagccgccccaccccagaggtggctgcacctcATTGCTGGGCAAACAGTCCCCGTGCAGCATTATATCCAGCCGTTCCCCAGctgcctcaccccagaggtggctgcagctcaaCACTGGGTGAACAGTCCCTGTATGGTGTTATATCCcactgttccccagctgcccaaccccagagatggctgcatctcagcaccggacAAACGGTCCCCATGCGGCATTATatccagcctttccccagctgccccaccccagagccagccacagtCCTCACCGGATGGGGAACTCCACAAGCATGTCGAGCTTCTCGCGGGCGAGCCGGGTGTAGGAAAAGCGCTTGAGGTGGATGATGAGCACCTCAGGCAGCGCCCACAGGTCCAGCTTCTTGGTGGCCAGCTGGTGCCGCTTGCAGGTGGGGCAGTAcctggggaggcaggggcaggttgagcccaggccctggcacACACGAGCCCCCAGCACTGGTGCCCCCCGTCCCCATGGGCTTGGCTCTCACCAGGGATTCTCCTCCTCCAGCGTCTCCACCGTGGTGAACAGCTCGACGCACTCACGCAGCTTCACCGGCTGCCTCCTCTGCACGTGGCCCATGCAATCATGTTTCACATAACCCTGCCGAGGGATGGGGCTGTCAGGTGgggcccagagcccctccccacAGCGAGGAGTCCCGTGGGTTAACACTGTGGCCAAACCCCTCCCCACTCTCCGTCAGCGAGGAGTCCCACAGCTTACTGCGCTGGCTGAGGTATTCCTGCTCCCCAACCTGGGTCAGACCCTGCAGCGGGGAGTCCCACAGGTTAATGCCCTGCCTGAGCTACCCCCACCCGTCAcaccctgcagcagggagtcccacaggttaaTGCCCTGCCTGAGCCACCCCCACCCATCAcaccctgcagcagggagtcccacaggttaGCACACTcacctctgcctcttcctcatcGTAGTATCGCTTCTTCATATCCGAGTCCCAGTCGATGGCGATgtagggctgggctgggcaaggGGAGACACCACGTTACCTGCCCTGCCCCATAGAGCCCCCTGGTGGGGGAGCCCCATTCCTGGCCCCCCGCGCCAGCCAGTCTCCACCCtgcccctctgagccagccaaACCCCGCCCTGGCACAGGATTGGGGCCAGCACCTCCAGAGGGGAACAGTCCCCATCCCGCCACACTCACCATGCAGTGTGAAGCCCTCGGTGGGCAGGGCCGGGCGCTCGCTGGTCCCGTTGGCGTTCACTGGGCGCATGGTAAAGAGCGGCCGTTGGTGCCGGCACTTGCGTTTGCGCCggttggtgggggggggcagggtcgcctgaggtggagatggggtggggggcccCCTCGAGCTCCAGCTGCTTCCCTCctcagcctggctggcagggccTTCACCCAGTGccgcctcctcttcctcacctgggggggggggcagagccatGAGCCGGCACAGCCACAGACCCCTTCTCCCCGCCCCAGACCAGCCCCCCATCCCGGGCACCCAGGGGTAGGGCCCCCGCTGCCACCAGACACACGCCATGGCCACAAGCTGGTGTCCCCCAGCGACGCCCCCAAGCCCATCCCGCCCCACAGCACCACACACCCCGCATCAGCtttctggggagggggcagccaggcTGAGCCATTATtcacctggggtgggagggagaggagagcagaCAGTCTGgatcaacaccccccccccccaagaatgAGGCGCCCCACACCCGGGGGGAGCCCCAACGCCAGAAGCCCGGCAGCCCGATCGCCCCCTGCACAGCCCCCACCATGCCCCCCCCCACTTACCACCTCAAGCTACAGACACATGGCCGGGGCGAAGACAGaatctgcctcctctccctcctcccctcggAACCCGACTCCGGACCGCAGCACGTACGCCCCTCAAACCAAGCCGGTGCCTTACCGCCAGGGCCCTGGGGGGGGAGTACAGGCACCCCGGCTGGGAAGGAAGGACGCCCCATTTCGAGGGAATACTAGGGAAATACcgggtaagtgtcccacagcgtGTGCCAGCAGCAGACCCAGAGGAGAtccctgggggggcagggacagcacgGCATGGCACTTCCCCAGAaatcagcagggcctggggccgcGGGAGGCCGGATCAGCAGGCGTCGGGGTCCTGGGGAGTGTCCGCAGGGACAGACAGGGCTGGGGTTCCAGGGAGTGGTCCCAGGGGCGGGGGTCCGCAGGTCAGCAGCGGTGGGGTTCCCGGGACAGGCAGTCCCAGTTCACAGCATGGGGGTTCCtggggggttccaggggcagAGTCAGGGTTCGAGGGCTATGGGCCCTCGGGGGCGGGGGGTCCTCAGGTCCGGCACGCTGGGAGCCCGGGGGTTTCCAGGCAGAGGTTAGGGACAGCACGGGCGGGGGTTCCTGGGTGTGGGGTTTCAGGGCAGAGTCAGGACAGTCAGGGCCGGCCTCCGGGTGCAGGGGACAGGGTTCGCAGTCGGTGGGGTTTCAACCGGGGGGTTTCAGCAGGCATGGGCCCCAGGGGAGGGGGTCCCAGGTCAGCATGCGCACTGGGGTTCCCGGGGGGTTCCAGGGCGGCAGGGACGAGGGGGGGGTCCGGGTGGGGGGTCAGGCAGAGTCGGGGACACAGGCGTGGGGCCCCCGGGCGGAGTTTCCCCAGGGGTTCAGCAGCCCGGgttccgggggggcaggggcagagagtCAGGATCGAGGAGGCGTGGGCCCCAGGGCGGGGAGTCCCGGTTAGCAGATGGGGTTCCCGGGGGGGTCCAGGCAGAGGTCAAGGGCGTTGGGGCCACGGGGGGCAGGGTTCCCAAGGTTCAGCATGCTCGGCTGGGGGTTccgagggagggggcaggagcagggctggggccccAGGGGCAGGGCGTCCCAGGGTCAGCAGCGCGTGGGGTTCCGGGGGTTCgcaggggcagaggtggaggATCAGAGGCGGGGGTCCGGGTCGTGGTCCAGGGGTCAGGTCCAGGTCTCGCGCGCGGAGGTCAGGGTGGTGGCCCAGGTTTCAGCAGCGGGGTTCCCGGGGGTTCCAGGGGCGAGTGCAGGGATCGCAGGGGTGTGGGTCCCAGGgtgggggttccaggggcagggacagcaggCAGGGCCCCTCGGGCGGGGTCCAGGGTTCAGCACGCGTGGTGCAGGAGCGGTCAGGGTTCAGGTCAGTCATGAAGGGCAGCTCGGCTGGGTGGTCCAGGTTCAGCAGCGTGTGGGGTTCCCGGGGGTTCAGGGGGATGGGCGGATCGCATGGGCGGGGTTCTGGTGGGGCGGTTCCAGGGAGACAGAGTCAGCTCAGCGGGCGTGGGCCCCCGGGGAACGGAGTCCAGGCAGTCGGGGGGGTTCCCAGGGGGCAGAGGGCGAGGGGAGGAAGCAGGTCGTTGGGTTCCGGTGGGGGGTTCCAGGTCAGGTCGCGTGGTCCCGGGGATCCGCGGGACACTCACGAGAGTCCGCTCACAGCCGGCCGTACAGGGGCGACCCAAAAGCAGCTGCACCCGCGGCCACGGAGACCACAGCTGGGCCGCACAGAACCACCCCAAAGCCTGGGTCCACGTCGCGGGGGGTGCCCGCTCCCCAGGTACCAGGCAGCACCAGTGCTGCCTCCGTGCTCTAGCCCCCCCGCCTACTCAACCTGGGGGGAACAAGCAACGAGATTCATGGCCCCCGCCACacggtgcccccccccccactgaccACCAGCGCCTCCCACTCACACCTAGGGAGAGACCAATGCTGAGACAGCCCCCGCATGGTGCCCCCACCTTGCTGGACCTCCCCCATGTCTGCTAGCACCGCCCCTTTACTGCAGGTTGGTTGGCGACACACGTCCCCCCACCCGGCGGGACGCTGCTTCCCGTGTCCACACGAAGATGTCGTCCTTCAGATGGGCTCGCGCTCCGCCGTTCCACTCTGTACAGCTGTTACGAAGCGATGCCTGAACACTCGCGGCAGACATCATctgcggggtgggggagagatgaGGCACCCCTGGACCAGGCTCGTGACCCCAGGGGGAC includes:
- the UXT gene encoding LOW QUALITY PROTEIN: protein UXT (The sequence of the model RefSeq protein was modified relative to this genomic sequence to represent the inferred CDS: deleted 1 base in 1 codon); this encodes MGPAEKVAAAEAFVSDSAARDLWWVQQQREEVYEKITQHMWLKTVIERLQEADGRAVQTQVDLGYNFFVNADVPDTSRIFVALGYGFFAELTLTEALRFVERKTKLLIELSESLAKDSAKIKANIRMVLEGLRELQGFQDLPEDPRRDLAL